The following coding sequences lie in one Caproicibacterium argilliputei genomic window:
- a CDS encoding ABC transporter permease, with the protein MDIFIGLVQVILREGFLYGIMAVGVYITYKVLDFPDLTVDGSFPLGMCTAAALITVGVDPWLACLASFAAGAAAGAATGLLHVKLHITDLLSGILVMTALYSVNMVITEKKAVMAIFNMPTIFNSGLGGVLHTALGAWGWVLMAFLVCIVVKLVVDAYLKTRSGLLLRASGSNPQFVVSQGKNPGNMKILGLILGNGLTALSGCVLAQQKESADIASGTGMVVMSLAAVIIGAALFGRIKWMKPTLTAIFGMILYRACLAAAMQLGLDTNYLKMLMSILFIIALVASRFTPGRRKHDAAIDRTRI; encoded by the coding sequence TTGGATATTTTCATAGGGCTTGTGCAGGTCATCCTGCGTGAAGGGTTTCTCTACGGCATTATGGCAGTCGGCGTTTACATCACTTACAAAGTTCTGGACTTTCCGGATTTGACGGTAGACGGCTCCTTTCCGCTGGGAATGTGCACCGCGGCGGCGCTCATCACCGTGGGAGTTGACCCGTGGCTGGCGTGTCTTGCCAGTTTCGCGGCGGGCGCGGCGGCGGGCGCCGCCACCGGTCTGCTGCACGTAAAACTGCACATCACCGACCTGCTTTCCGGAATTTTGGTTATGACCGCGCTGTACAGCGTCAACATGGTGATTACCGAAAAAAAGGCGGTCATGGCCATCTTCAATATGCCGACCATCTTTAACAGCGGGCTGGGCGGCGTCCTGCACACAGCGCTGGGGGCGTGGGGCTGGGTACTGATGGCGTTCCTTGTGTGCATCGTGGTGAAACTGGTGGTGGACGCCTACCTCAAGACACGCTCCGGTCTGCTGCTGCGCGCTTCGGGCAGCAACCCGCAGTTTGTGGTTTCGCAGGGGAAAAATCCGGGAAACATGAAAATCCTCGGTTTAATTCTCGGCAATGGTCTAACTGCGCTTTCCGGCTGTGTGCTGGCGCAGCAGAAAGAAAGCGCGGATATCGCCTCCGGCACCGGCATGGTGGTCATGTCGCTGGCGGCGGTCATCATCGGCGCGGCGCTGTTTGGCCGCATAAAGTGGATGAAGCCAACCCTGACCGCGATTTTCGGCATGATTCTGTACCGCGCGTGTCTGGCTGCCGCCATGCAGCTGGGGCTTGACACCAATTACTTGAAGATGCTGATGTCCATTCTCTTCATCATCGCTCTGGTTGCCAGCCGCTTTACCCCGGGAAGGAGGAAACATGATGCCGCAATCGACCGTACCCGCATCTGA
- a CDS encoding ABC transporter ATP-binding protein, which produces MMPQSTVPASEPLVRMEHIYKTFNPGSVNEVVLFQDFALQIAAGSFVAVVGSNGSGKTTILNLLCGSLPVDSGTVFVRNREITKLKEHQRSRFIGRVFQDPSAGTCPSLTILENMALADNKGGSYLLQRGVNRKRADAYRQQLAELHMGLEDKLGVLVGSLSGGQRQALALLIATMTSIDLLILDEHTAALDPRSSETVMQLTQRVVEEKHVTTLMVTHNLKFAVGFGDRLVMMHRGHVVLDASGAEKEHLEAHDLTEKFNDISLEDGN; this is translated from the coding sequence ATGATGCCGCAATCGACCGTACCCGCATCTGAACCTTTGGTGCGCATGGAGCATATTTACAAAACATTTAATCCCGGCTCTGTCAATGAAGTTGTCCTGTTTCAGGACTTTGCCCTGCAAATTGCAGCGGGCAGCTTTGTGGCGGTCGTCGGCAGCAATGGCTCCGGCAAAACCACCATTTTAAACCTGCTCTGCGGCAGCCTGCCGGTGGATTCCGGCACTGTCTTTGTACGGAACCGAGAAATTACCAAGCTGAAGGAGCATCAGCGCAGCCGGTTTATCGGGCGGGTGTTTCAGGATCCCTCCGCGGGCACCTGTCCCTCCCTGACCATTCTGGAGAACATGGCGCTCGCGGACAACAAGGGCGGCAGCTATCTGCTGCAGCGCGGTGTCAACCGTAAGCGTGCCGACGCTTACCGCCAGCAGCTGGCGGAACTGCACATGGGGCTGGAGGATAAACTGGGCGTTTTGGTCGGCAGCCTTTCCGGCGGACAGCGGCAGGCGCTGGCGCTCTTAATTGCCACCATGACGTCCATTGACCTGCTGATTTTAGACGAACACACCGCCGCACTGGACCCGCGCTCCAGCGAAACGGTCATGCAGCTGACCCAGCGCGTGGTGGAGGAAAAGCACGTAACCACCCTAATGGTAACGCATAACCTGAAATTTGCAGTCGGCTTTGGTGACCGGCTGGTTATGATGCACCGCGGCCATGTGGTTTTGGATGCTTCCGGTGCGGAAAAAGAACATTTAGAAGCACACGACCTCACGGAAAAGTTTAACGATATCAGCTTAGAGGACGGAAACTGA
- a CDS encoding ABC transporter substrate-binding protein → MKRTSRLTAAVLAGAVALSCTACGSSSASGTGSAAAGSKKIGVIQYTTVPSLDNCYKGFLKGLADEGFTEGKNLTIDFQNAQAETATADTQAQTMAAKKYDLLGAIATPAAMSAYAAAKQDNIPVVFTAVSDPVAAKLVQSLDKPGSLATGSSDQLPLEAQVKMIRAFLPKASKIGVLYTTSEPNSVSTLARLKEIAPKYNFEVVEQGVTNASEVASGAQALVAKGVDCFNNFTDNNVVNNLPSELQAADKAGIPVFGSEEEQVKNGCLASVSIDFVALGEETGKIAGKILKGEAKPEDTKVYVVQKGKPIYNTDVLSKLKLTLPADYQDAQKTTTKQ, encoded by the coding sequence ATGAAAAGAACATCTCGTTTAACAGCGGCGGTTTTAGCAGGCGCCGTGGCGCTTTCTTGCACTGCCTGCGGCAGCAGCAGCGCATCTGGAACCGGCAGTGCAGCCGCCGGCTCCAAAAAAATCGGCGTGATTCAGTACACAACCGTTCCCTCTCTGGATAATTGCTACAAGGGCTTTCTGAAAGGTCTTGCGGATGAAGGCTTTACCGAAGGCAAAAACCTGACGATTGACTTTCAGAACGCGCAGGCGGAAACCGCCACCGCAGACACCCAGGCGCAAACCATGGCGGCAAAAAAGTACGATTTGCTCGGCGCCATCGCCACTCCCGCTGCCATGAGCGCTTATGCCGCGGCAAAGCAGGATAATATCCCCGTCGTTTTCACCGCGGTCAGCGATCCGGTCGCCGCAAAACTGGTACAGAGCCTTGACAAACCCGGCAGCCTGGCCACCGGCAGCAGCGATCAGCTTCCGCTGGAAGCACAGGTGAAAATGATTCGCGCATTTTTGCCGAAAGCCTCGAAAATCGGCGTGCTGTACACCACCAGTGAACCGAACTCTGTTTCCACACTGGCGCGACTCAAAGAAATTGCACCGAAATACAACTTTGAAGTAGTGGAGCAGGGCGTTACCAACGCAAGCGAAGTGGCTTCCGGTGCACAGGCGCTGGTTGCCAAAGGCGTGGACTGCTTTAATAATTTCACAGACAACAACGTGGTAAACAACCTGCCCAGTGAACTGCAGGCCGCCGACAAAGCCGGTATTCCGGTTTTTGGCTCCGAGGAGGAGCAGGTGAAAAACGGCTGTCTGGCTTCCGTCAGCATTGACTTTGTCGCCCTCGGCGAGGAAACCGGCAAGATTGCCGGAAAGATTCTCAAGGGCGAGGCAAAGCCGGAAGACACGAAGGTATATGTGGTACAGAAAGGCAAGCCGATTTACAACACCGACGTCCTTTCCAAGCTGAAGCTGACACTGCCGGCAGACTATCAGGACGCACAGAAGACCACCACCAAACAGTAA
- a CDS encoding GntR family transcriptional regulator: MLPKYMILVNWIRDRIKSQEFQYGEKLASEKELGQLFNVSRQTVRQAINVLVQEGLLESRQGSGTYVTRKIANTHAPQMVVGVISTYVNDYIFSGILRGMENVLTENGYSMQLAFTHNHMESEKKALSNMIARGVDGLIVEPAKSGLPSPNMDLYGEVLREGLPMLFFNTYYPSLQLPHVALDDMATGLAATEHLIRAGHRRIAGIFKLDDYQGRLRYAGYIRALMNAGIPLDDDLVLWYSTEDFADGFKTEKFQHRLQDATAVFCYNDQIALQVVATLRELGRRIPQDISIVSVDNSDLAKLCEVPLTSVAHPMEDLGMTAAQNLLRLIQDPTFNATVDFPPHLVERDSVCPPRSL, from the coding sequence TTAATGTAAGCCGCCAGACGGTTCGCCAGGCGATTAATGTGCTGGTGCAGGAGGGGCTGCTGGAAAGCCGGCAGGGCAGTGGTACGTATGTTACCCGAAAAATTGCAAATACGCACGCGCCGCAGATGGTAGTGGGCGTGATTTCTACTTATGTAAACGACTATATTTTTTCCGGCATTCTGCGCGGCATGGAAAACGTTCTGACAGAGAACGGCTATTCCATGCAGCTTGCGTTTACCCACAACCACATGGAAAGCGAGAAAAAAGCGCTGAGTAACATGATTGCGCGCGGCGTGGACGGGCTGATTGTGGAGCCTGCCAAAAGCGGACTGCCAAGCCCGAACATGGACCTGTACGGGGAAGTGCTGCGGGAAGGCCTGCCAATGCTGTTTTTCAATACGTATTACCCATCCCTGCAGCTGCCGCATGTGGCGCTGGACGACATGGCAACCGGTCTGGCCGCAACGGAGCACCTGATCCGCGCCGGACACCGCCGCATTGCCGGTATTTTTAAGCTGGACGACTACCAGGGCCGCCTGCGCTATGCGGGGTATATCCGCGCGCTGATGAATGCGGGCATTCCGCTGGACGACGACCTGGTGCTGTGGTACTCGACCGAGGACTTCGCGGACGGCTTCAAGACGGAAAAGTTTCAGCACCGCCTGCAGGACGCCACTGCTGTTTTCTGCTACAATGACCAGATTGCCCTGCAGGTTGTGGCAACACTGCGGGAACTGGGCAGGCGGATTCCGCAGGATATTTCGATTGTCAGTGTGGACAATTCCGACTTAGCAAAGCTGTGCGAGGTGCCCCTGACCAGTGTGGCGCACCCCATGGAGGATCTTGGCATGACCGCGGCGCAGAATCTGCTGCGTCTGATTCAGGACCCGACCTTTAACGCGACCGTGGACTTTCCGCCGCACCTGGTGGAACGCGACAGCGTCTGCCCGCCGCGCAGCCTGTAA
- the araB gene encoding ribulokinase, translated as MAKYTIGVDYGSLSGRAVLVNVQTGEEVASAVYEYPHAVMDETLWDGTKLGPDWALQHPQDYLDVLKETIPAVLAESKADPADVIGIGTDFTACTILPVKADGTPLCFLPEFEHNPHAYVKMWKHHAAQDKANRLNEIAAQRKEPWLQNYGGKISSEWVIPKLWQVLDEAPEIYSAMDRWIEAADWIIWQLCGRETRNSCTAGYKAMWNKRTGYPSQDFFKALDPRMENVVEEKLGTVISPLGEKAGVLTEEAAAFTGLRAGTAVAVGNVDAHVCVPAVGIDGPAKMLAIMGTSTCHIMMGETEKQVPGMCGVVADGVMPGYYGYEAGQSCVGDHFAWFVDNCLPASYYDTAKAENKNIHKFLREKAEKQKPGESGLLALDWWNGNRSILVDVDLTGMMLGMTLQTKPEEIYRALIEATAYGTRAIIENYREHGVPVEEFFASGGISQKDPMTMQIYADVIKMPIKIAGSLQGPALGSAIFAAKAAGKAAGGYDDIFEAARVMGKVKDTVYTPIPENTAVYDKLYAEYKTLHDYFGRGENDVMKRLKALKAAQAK; from the coding sequence ATGGCAAAGTATACGATTGGCGTGGACTACGGTTCGCTGTCAGGCCGTGCAGTTCTGGTCAATGTCCAGACCGGCGAGGAAGTGGCGAGCGCGGTTTACGAGTACCCGCACGCAGTCATGGACGAAACTCTGTGGGACGGCACCAAGCTCGGCCCCGACTGGGCGCTGCAGCACCCGCAGGATTATCTGGATGTTTTGAAGGAAACGATTCCCGCCGTACTGGCGGAAAGCAAGGCAGACCCGGCAGATGTCATCGGCATTGGCACGGACTTTACCGCCTGCACCATTCTGCCCGTAAAGGCGGACGGCACGCCGCTGTGCTTTTTGCCCGAATTTGAGCACAACCCGCACGCCTATGTAAAAATGTGGAAGCACCATGCCGCACAGGACAAGGCAAACCGCCTCAACGAGATTGCGGCACAGCGCAAGGAGCCGTGGCTGCAGAATTACGGCGGCAAGATTTCCAGCGAATGGGTCATTCCGAAGCTGTGGCAGGTGCTGGACGAAGCGCCGGAGATTTACAGTGCCATGGATCGCTGGATTGAAGCGGCAGACTGGATCATCTGGCAGCTGTGCGGCAGGGAAACGCGCAACTCCTGCACCGCCGGCTACAAGGCGATGTGGAACAAGCGCACCGGCTATCCGAGCCAGGACTTCTTTAAGGCGCTCGACCCGCGTATGGAAAATGTTGTGGAAGAAAAGCTGGGCACAGTCATTTCGCCGCTGGGCGAAAAGGCGGGTGTCCTGACCGAGGAAGCGGCGGCGTTCACCGGCCTGCGCGCGGGCACAGCGGTTGCTGTCGGCAACGTGGACGCGCACGTCTGCGTACCGGCTGTCGGCATTGACGGCCCGGCAAAGATGCTGGCCATCATGGGCACCAGCACCTGCCACATCATGATGGGCGAAACGGAGAAGCAGGTTCCCGGTATGTGCGGTGTGGTTGCCGATGGCGTTATGCCCGGCTATTACGGCTATGAGGCGGGGCAGAGCTGTGTCGGTGACCACTTCGCGTGGTTTGTGGACAACTGCCTGCCGGCTTCTTACTATGACACTGCAAAGGCAGAAAACAAGAACATTCACAAGTTCCTGCGCGAAAAGGCAGAAAAGCAGAAGCCGGGCGAAAGCGGGCTGCTCGCACTGGACTGGTGGAATGGCAACCGCTCCATTTTGGTGGATGTGGATTTGACCGGCATGATGCTCGGCATGACCCTACAGACCAAGCCGGAAGAAATCTACCGCGCGCTGATTGAAGCGACTGCTTACGGCACCCGTGCGATTATTGAGAATTATCGTGAGCACGGCGTACCGGTGGAGGAATTCTTCGCTTCCGGCGGTATCAGCCAGAAAGACCCGATGACCATGCAGATTTACGCCGATGTCATTAAGATGCCGATTAAGATTGCTGGCTCGCTGCAGGGCCCGGCGCTGGGCAGTGCCATCTTCGCGGCAAAGGCGGCGGGCAAGGCTGCCGGCGGCTATGACGACATTTTTGAGGCTGCACGCGTCATGGGCAAGGTGAAAGATACGGTTTATACGCCGATTCCGGAAAACACAGCGGTTTACGATAAGCTTTACGCCGAGTACAAGACCCTGCACGATTACTTCGGCCGCGGCGAAAATGATGTGATGAAGCGCTTGAAAGCGCTGAAAGCGGCACAGGCAAAGTGA
- a CDS encoding lipopolysaccharide biosynthesis protein, whose product MNRYRTLLSNTLIFAVGTFSSKILTILMTRFTTGALGSDFIAANNLQDIGNVLIPLFSLQIVDGITRFGLDRRYNKKDVFTVSLLVTCLGALALLLLSPVLEHIPGLEFVKGRGVLVAVFVFTSSLHNMCSQFVRARNMVKLYAAEGIFTTFTTVIFTLLFLYPLKMGVTGFILGIILPDLIGAAVLFWIAGLHHFVRLHRLDRVTGRQMLVYSAPLIPNKIAFWLTNSADRIMVANYVPDAIASAFAGAYKIPNLISLVVSVFLDAWQMSSITEETGRARFFTKVFHAMAAIVFVGSALVILLCRPLIDLLTSGAAFHKGWIYIPILVIATAFSCLASFLGTVYMVEKRSINNMVTTIIAAVVNIVLNVILIPLLGPQGAGVATLTAYVVMFVTRAFDTRRFIRVRFSPLRLTADTVLLTAEAVLMMRNVPMYGVWCSLLTVLMIALNFAPLMQSVRKVLPARMLNKLPTWLSGTEKAAPTQVQRKPDLTQEELAQDEEYTREEIPQQPKSAPRRHYHIAPDEEDGFDYEAYLRIKEEEDEAFSHDRYRH is encoded by the coding sequence TTGAATAGATATAGAACCCTGCTGTCCAACACGCTGATTTTTGCAGTCGGAACCTTCAGCTCGAAAATTCTGACGATTCTCATGACCCGCTTTACAACGGGGGCTTTGGGCAGCGACTTTATTGCGGCCAATAACCTGCAGGATATCGGCAACGTGCTGATTCCGCTGTTTTCCCTGCAGATTGTGGACGGCATCACCCGCTTTGGGCTGGATCGGCGGTACAATAAAAAAGACGTTTTTACGGTCAGCCTGCTGGTGACCTGCCTGGGGGCTCTGGCGCTGCTGCTGCTTTCACCAGTGCTGGAGCATATTCCCGGCTTGGAGTTTGTCAAAGGGCGCGGCGTGCTGGTTGCTGTTTTTGTGTTTACATCCTCCCTGCACAATATGTGCAGCCAGTTTGTGCGTGCACGCAACATGGTGAAGCTTTACGCGGCAGAGGGAATTTTCACCACCTTTACAACCGTGATTTTTACGCTGCTGTTTTTGTATCCGCTGAAAATGGGTGTGACCGGATTTATTCTGGGCATTATCCTTCCGGATTTGATTGGCGCGGCGGTTCTGTTTTGGATTGCGGGCCTGCACCACTTTGTGCGGCTGCACCGGCTGGACCGCGTTACAGGGCGGCAGATGCTGGTTTACTCTGCGCCGCTGATTCCCAATAAAATCGCGTTCTGGCTGACCAACAGTGCAGACCGCATCATGGTGGCAAACTATGTGCCTGATGCGATTGCGAGTGCCTTTGCCGGTGCTTACAAGATTCCAAACTTGATTTCTCTGGTGGTCAGCGTGTTCCTGGATGCATGGCAGATGTCCTCCATCACGGAGGAAACTGGCAGGGCGCGCTTTTTCACAAAAGTGTTTCACGCCATGGCGGCGATTGTGTTTGTGGGCAGCGCATTGGTCATCCTGCTGTGCCGGCCGCTGATTGATTTGCTGACCTCTGGTGCAGCTTTCCATAAGGGCTGGATTTACATTCCGATTCTGGTGATTGCGACGGCGTTTTCCTGCTTGGCAAGCTTTCTTGGTACGGTGTACATGGTCGAAAAGCGCAGCATCAACAATATGGTGACTACCATCATTGCCGCTGTCGTGAATATTGTGCTGAATGTGATTCTGATTCCCCTGCTGGGGCCGCAGGGCGCGGGAGTTGCAACACTGACCGCGTATGTCGTTATGTTTGTGACACGCGCGTTTGACACGCGCCGATTCATTCGGGTGCGCTTCAGCCCGCTGCGCCTGACGGCGGACACGGTGCTGCTGACCGCAGAAGCGGTGCTGATGATGCGGAACGTGCCGATGTACGGTGTCTGGTGCTCGCTTTTGACGGTGCTGATGATTGCGCTGAATTTCGCGCCGCTGATGCAGTCGGTGCGCAAGGTGCTGCCCGCGCGGATGCTGAACAAGCTGCCGACGTGGCTTTCCGGTACGGAAAAGGCGGCACCCACACAGGTGCAGCGGAAGCCAGACCTTACGCAGGAAGAGCTGGCGCAGGATGAGGAGTATACACGGGAGGAAATTCCGCAGCAGCCCAAGTCGGCACCGCGCAGGCACTATCATATTGCGCCGGACGAAGAGGACGGCTTTGATTATGAAGCGTATCTGCGCATAAAAGAGGAAGAGGACGAAGCCTTTTCCCATGACCGGTACCGACATTGA
- a CDS encoding L-ribulose-5-phosphate 4-epimerase: protein MLEKLKEEVCKANLDLPKHGLVVFTWGNVSGYDPETKLFVIKPSGVPYDQLTPADMVVCDLDGKKVEGALNPSSDTPTHAVLYRQFPGLGGVVHTHSRWATIWSQAGRGIPAYGTTHGDYFYGEIPCTRKMTPQEIGTATTGAYEKETGNVIVETFRSRNVDPNHVPAVLVHSHGPFSWGKDCAEAVYNAVVLEEVAMMAWHTENTNGVQMQPMQQELLDKHFLRKHGANAYYGQAKQH, encoded by the coding sequence ATGCTTGAAAAACTGAAAGAAGAAGTCTGCAAGGCAAATCTGGATTTGCCCAAACATGGTCTGGTGGTGTTTACGTGGGGCAATGTTTCCGGCTATGACCCCGAAACGAAGCTGTTTGTCATTAAACCGTCCGGTGTGCCCTATGACCAGCTGACCCCGGCAGACATGGTGGTCTGCGACTTGGACGGAAAGAAAGTGGAGGGGGCGCTCAACCCCTCCTCTGACACACCGACCCATGCGGTGCTGTACCGGCAGTTTCCGGGGCTTGGCGGCGTGGTGCACACACACTCCCGCTGGGCGACCATCTGGTCACAGGCGGGCCGCGGCATTCCGGCTTACGGCACAACACACGGCGACTATTTTTACGGCGAGATTCCCTGCACCCGCAAAATGACGCCGCAGGAAATCGGCACCGCGACTACCGGCGCATATGAGAAGGAAACCGGCAACGTGATTGTGGAAACGTTCCGCAGCCGGAACGTCGACCCGAACCATGTGCCCGCAGTGTTGGTGCACTCGCATGGGCCGTTCAGCTGGGGAAAGGACTGCGCCGAGGCGGTTTACAACGCGGTGGTTCTGGAGGAAGTTGCCATGATGGCGTGGCACACCGAAAATACCAACGGCGTGCAGATGCAGCCCATGCAGCAGGAGCTTTTGGATAAGCACTTCCTGCGCAAGCACGGCGCGAACGCTTACTACGGGCAGGCAAAGCAGCACTGA